A single genomic interval of Neisseria leonii harbors:
- a CDS encoding type II toxin-antitoxin system RatA family toxin: MKTVEKSVLVLHSAAQMFDLVDRVEDYPQFLPWYGRTEVLMRTENELKARLYMDYRGVKQSFATHNRNTPGEAISMDLLEGPFKTLNGTWRFVDLGDDMCQVVFKLQYDFANPMLAALISPVFGHLAGKLVDAFTAEADRRYGR; the protein is encoded by the coding sequence ATGAAAACCGTAGAAAAAAGTGTGCTGGTGCTGCACAGTGCGGCGCAGATGTTCGATCTGGTGGACAGGGTGGAAGACTATCCGCAGTTTCTGCCGTGGTACGGCCGGACGGAAGTGCTGATGCGGACGGAAAACGAACTCAAAGCGCGGCTTTATATGGATTACCGCGGCGTGAAACAGTCTTTTGCCACGCACAACCGCAACACCCCCGGCGAAGCCATCAGCATGGATTTGCTCGAAGGACCGTTTAAAACCCTGAACGGCACATGGCGGTTTGTCGATTTGGGCGACGATATGTGCCAAGTGGTGTTCAAACTGCAATACGATTTTGCCAATCCGATGCTTGCGGCATTGATCAGTCCGGTATTCGGCCATCTGGCGGGCAAATTGGTTGATGCGTTTACCGCCGAGGCAGACCGACGTTATGGCCGCTGA
- a CDS encoding RnfH family protein: MPEIEVAYGTAAQQFLRRFAVEQGTTAREAVHLSGLAAVCPAADLAAPVGIFGKAVADDTVLRAGDRVELYRPLQIDPKAARRLRAAKRAEEKTESKI, translated from the coding sequence ATGCCGGAAATCGAAGTGGCTTACGGCACGGCAGCGCAGCAGTTTCTGCGGCGTTTTGCCGTAGAGCAGGGGACGACGGCACGCGAGGCGGTGCATTTGAGCGGCTTGGCGGCCGTCTGCCCCGCAGCGGATTTGGCCGCGCCCGTCGGCATTTTCGGCAAGGCGGTGGCCGACGATACGGTTTTGCGTGCAGGCGACCGGGTAGAGCTGTACCGCCCGCTGCAAATCGATCCCAAAGCAGCACGCCGTCTGCGCGCGGCAAAACGTGCAGAAGAAAAAACAGAAAGCAAGATATGA
- the pth gene encoding aminoacyl-tRNA hydrolase, producing MTIRLIAGLGNPGREYEHTRHNAGFWFADELAWQWKAVWKEEKKYAGQVARVAHENGEVWLLKPDTFMNLSGKAVGALAQFYKIRPEEILVVHDELDIPCGRIRFKRGGGNGGHNGLKDIQAKLGTADFYRLRLGIGHPGDRNLVSAYVLNKPSAEDRQKIDEAVGKSLKGLPLVMAGDFEAATRFLHSHA from the coding sequence ATGACCATCCGCCTGATTGCCGGTTTGGGCAACCCCGGCCGTGAATACGAACATACCCGCCACAACGCGGGCTTTTGGTTTGCAGACGAATTGGCCTGGCAATGGAAAGCCGTTTGGAAAGAAGAAAAAAAATATGCCGGACAGGTGGCGCGTGTGGCGCATGAAAACGGCGAAGTGTGGCTGCTCAAACCCGATACCTTTATGAACCTTTCGGGTAAGGCTGTGGGCGCACTGGCGCAGTTTTACAAAATCAGGCCGGAAGAGATTCTGGTGGTGCACGACGAATTGGATATTCCCTGCGGCCGCATCCGTTTCAAACGCGGCGGCGGCAACGGCGGACATAACGGCCTGAAAGACATTCAGGCCAAGCTCGGCACGGCGGATTTTTACCGTCTGCGTTTGGGCATCGGCCACCCCGGCGACCGCAATCTGGTCAGTGCCTATGTGCTGAACAAACCCTCTGCCGAGGACAGGCAGAAAATCGATGAGGCGGTAGGTAAATCGCTCAAAGGCCTGCCGCTGGTGATGGCGGGCGATTTCGAGGCCGCCACGCGTTTTTTGCACAGTCATGCTTGA
- a CDS encoding glutaredoxin family protein has translation MKLTLLFREYCSLCHRMREMLQPFQTAYGFDLDIIDIDDFPDLERQYNEKVPVLLHGAHEICHWHLDEAALLAYLGQAGGTAGRGT, from the coding sequence ATGAAACTGACTTTACTGTTTCGCGAATATTGCAGCCTGTGCCACAGAATGCGCGAGATGCTGCAACCTTTTCAGACGGCTTACGGCTTTGATCTGGACATCATCGACATCGACGATTTTCCCGATTTGGAGCGGCAATATAACGAAAAAGTCCCGGTGCTGCTGCACGGTGCGCACGAAATCTGCCATTGGCACTTGGACGAAGCCGCCCTGCTGGCTTATCTGGGGCAGGCGGGCGGTACGGCCGGACGCGGGACATAG
- the aroC gene encoding chorismate synthase encodes MAGNTFGQIFTVSTFGESHGPALGCIIDGCPPGLALDAQDIQADLDRRKPGTSRHVTQRREADEVEILSGVFEGQTTGTPIALLIRNTDQRSKDYGNIARQFRPGHADYTYWHKYGIRDYRGGGRSSARETAARVAAGAVAKKWLRETFGTEIVCWVTQVGEVEIAFENENFIGQNPFFAANQSQIAQLENYMDSVRKSLDSVGAKLHIEARRVPVGLGEPVFDRLDADIAHALMSINAVKGVEIGDGFDVAAQRGSHHGDEMTPQGFKSNHAGGILGGISTGQTITANFAVKPTSSIATARDSIDIDGRPVEIATHGRHDPCVGLRAAPIAEAMLALVLMDHALRHRAQNAAVRVATPDIARGKK; translated from the coding sequence ATGGCAGGTAACACATTCGGACAAATTTTCACAGTCAGCACCTTCGGCGAAAGCCACGGCCCGGCTTTGGGCTGTATCATCGACGGCTGTCCGCCCGGTCTGGCTCTGGACGCGCAGGATATTCAGGCCGATTTGGACCGGCGCAAACCCGGTACCAGCCGCCATGTCACCCAGCGGCGCGAAGCCGACGAAGTGGAAATTTTGTCGGGCGTATTTGAAGGGCAGACCACGGGTACGCCCATCGCGCTCCTGATCCGCAATACCGACCAGCGCAGCAAAGACTACGGCAACATCGCGCGCCAATTCCGTCCCGGCCATGCCGACTACACCTATTGGCACAAATACGGTATCCGCGACTACCGCGGCGGCGGCCGCTCTTCCGCCCGCGAAACCGCCGCGCGCGTGGCGGCCGGTGCGGTGGCGAAAAAATGGCTGCGCGAAACGTTCGGCACCGAAATCGTGTGTTGGGTAACACAAGTGGGCGAAGTTGAAATTGCTTTTGAAAACGAAAACTTTATCGGCCAAAACCCGTTTTTCGCCGCCAATCAGAGCCAAATCGCCCAACTGGAAAACTATATGGACAGCGTGCGCAAATCGCTGGATTCGGTGGGCGCGAAACTGCACATCGAAGCGCGCCGTGTGCCGGTGGGCTTGGGCGAACCGGTGTTCGACCGTCTCGATGCCGATATCGCCCACGCCCTGATGAGCATCAATGCGGTCAAAGGCGTGGAAATCGGCGACGGTTTCGATGTGGCCGCGCAGCGCGGCAGCCATCACGGCGACGAAATGACGCCGCAGGGTTTCAAATCCAATCATGCAGGCGGCATTTTGGGCGGTATTTCCACCGGCCAGACGATTACCGCCAATTTTGCCGTCAAGCCCACCAGCAGCATCGCCACTGCCCGCGACAGTATCGACATCGACGGCCGCCCTGTCGAAATCGCCACACACGGCCGCCACGACCCCTGCGTCGGACTGCGTGCCGCGCCGATTGCCGAAGCCATGCTGGCACTGGTGCTGATGGATCATGCCTTGCGCCACCGCGCCCAGAATGCCGCCGTGCGCGTGGCTACCCCCGATATTGCACGCGGGAAGAAATGA
- a CDS encoding ProQ/FINO family protein, protein MNHETALGAALKSAVQTMSKKKQTEMIADHIYGKYDVFKRFKPLALGIDQDLTAALPQYDPALIARVLANHCRRPRYLKAVARGGKRFDLNNRFKGEVSPEEQAVAAQHPSVQEALARQAAKQAEAAEAVPSAAEPVETVAEAVAQETVQQEAAAE, encoded by the coding sequence ATGAACCATGAAACCGCTTTGGGTGCCGCGCTGAAATCGGCCGTGCAGACCATGAGCAAGAAAAAGCAGACCGAAATGATTGCCGACCACATCTACGGCAAATACGATGTGTTCAAACGCTTCAAGCCTTTGGCTTTGGGCATCGATCAGGATTTGACGGCCGCGCTGCCGCAATACGACCCAGCATTGATTGCCCGCGTGCTGGCCAACCACTGCCGCCGTCCGCGCTATCTGAAAGCCGTTGCGCGCGGCGGCAAGCGTTTTGATTTGAACAACCGCTTCAAAGGCGAAGTCAGCCCCGAAGAGCAGGCGGTAGCCGCCCAGCATCCGTCCGTACAGGAAGCTCTGGCGCGTCAGGCGGCCAAGCAGGCAGAGGCTGCCGAAGCCGTACCGTCTGCGGCCGAACCGGTTGAGACCGTGGCAGAAGCCGTTGCACAGGAAACCGTACAGCAGGAAGCCGCAGCCGAATAA
- a CDS encoding D-amino acid dehydrogenase has product MNVVVLGAGIIGVCTAYFLRRAGHEVSVIDRAAAAAEETSFANAGQLSYGYTTPWAAPGIPLKAAKWLTRPHSPLILRPDGSAFQIRWLRQMLTNCTEARYKENKARMVRISEYSRSVFRQLAADTGIAFEGRQAGTLQVFRTDKEVAAAKKDMAVLAAYGVPFSELSAAECLQYEPGLAASVNKLAGALHLPNDATGDCALFAKRLADLCARDGVRFFFNHAIESFDSEARRITAVYAGGKRFEADRFVCALGSFSRPALAQLDIDLPVYPVKGYSITVPLDQESSAPQSTVLDETYKVAITRFDRRIRVGGMAELSGYALSLNPARRATLERVLNDLFPGGGRTAESSFWSGLRPMTPDSTPLIGRCGWDNLILNTGHGTLGWTMSAGSGKLAADLVSDTVPEIETGDLGLSRYR; this is encoded by the coding sequence ATGAATGTTGTCGTTTTGGGTGCCGGTATCATCGGCGTATGCACTGCTTATTTTCTGCGCCGTGCCGGGCACGAAGTCAGCGTTATCGACCGTGCCGCAGCGGCGGCGGAAGAAACCAGTTTTGCCAATGCCGGCCAGCTTTCCTACGGCTATACCACGCCGTGGGCGGCGCCCGGCATTCCGCTCAAAGCGGCCAAATGGCTGACGCGGCCGCATTCGCCGCTGATTCTGCGTCCCGACGGCAGCGCGTTCCAGATACGCTGGCTGCGGCAGATGCTCACCAACTGCACCGAAGCACGCTATAAAGAAAACAAAGCGCGCATGGTGCGCATTTCCGAATACAGCCGCAGCGTGTTCCGGCAATTGGCCGCCGATACGGGCATTGCCTTTGAAGGCCGTCAGGCCGGTACGCTGCAAGTGTTCCGCACCGACAAAGAAGTGGCTGCGGCGAAAAAAGACATGGCGGTCTTGGCGGCCTACGGTGTGCCGTTCAGCGAACTGTCCGCCGCCGAATGCCTGCAATACGAACCGGGACTGGCCGCCAGCGTAAACAAACTGGCCGGCGCGCTCCACCTGCCCAACGATGCCACCGGCGACTGCGCCCTGTTCGCCAAACGTCTGGCCGATTTATGCGCCCGCGACGGCGTACGCTTTTTCTTCAACCACGCTATCGAATCTTTCGACAGCGAAGCCCGCCGCATCACGGCGGTTTATGCGGGCGGCAAACGTTTTGAGGCCGACCGTTTCGTCTGCGCGCTGGGCAGTTTCAGCCGCCCCGCCCTCGCCCAACTGGACATCGACCTGCCGGTGTATCCCGTGAAAGGCTATTCGATTACTGTGCCGCTGGATCAAGAATCCTCCGCCCCGCAGTCCACCGTATTGGACGAAACCTACAAAGTCGCCATCACCCGCTTCGACCGGCGTATCCGCGTGGGCGGCATGGCCGAATTGTCGGGCTACGCACTGAGTCTGAATCCCGCACGCCGTGCCACGCTGGAGCGGGTTTTGAACGACCTTTTCCCCGGCGGCGGGCGCACCGCCGAATCGTCTTTTTGGAGCGGCCTGCGCCCGATGACGCCCGACAGCACGCCCTTAATCGGCCGCTGCGGCTGGGACAATCTGATACTCAACACCGGCCACGGTACGCTGGGCTGGACGATGTCCGCCGGTTCGGGCAAACTCGCCGCCGACTTGGTTTCCGATACCGTCCCCGAAATCGAAACGGGCGATTTGGGCTTGTCGCGCTACCGCTGA
- the tkt gene encoding transketolase, whose translation MASQLANAIRFLSADAVQKANSGHPGAPMGMADMAEVLWRDFLRHNPANPKFYNRDRFVLSNGHASMLIYSLLHLTGYDVSIDDLKNFRQFHSKTPGHPEYGYTDGVETTTGPLGQGIANAVGMALAEKILAEEFNAGGLNIVDHYTYVFLGDGCLMEGISHEAASLAGTLGLGKLVVLYDDNNISIDGKVDGWFTENIPQRFASYGWHVVPDVDGHDREAVRAAIEAARAETGKPSLICCKTLIGKGAANKEGSHKTHGAPLGADEIEATRRHLGWPYAAFEIPQEIYGQWNAVAAGEKLEAEWNALFEQYRAKFPEKAAEFVRRMENRLPENFDAHIQTALKAVCEKGETIATRKASQNSIEVLAQVLPELVGGSADLTPSNLTDWSGSTAVSTRQGGNYVHYGVREFGMAAIMNGMTLHGGVKPFGATFLMFSEYARNALRMAALMKINPVFVFTHDSIGLGEDGPTHQPVEQTATLRLIPNMNVWRPCDTAESLVAWAEAAKTADTPSCLIFSRQNLPFVERSEAQLADIKRGGYVLSEAENARAVIIATGSEVELALAAQKRLADEGVAVNVVSMPSTNVFDRQDAAYRNRVLPKELPRVAVEAGVRDGWYKYVGLDGAVVGLDRFGESAPAEELFAHFGFTAENVAETVKNVLA comes from the coding sequence ATGGCTTCACAACTGGCCAATGCCATCCGTTTTCTTTCCGCCGATGCCGTACAGAAAGCCAATTCCGGCCACCCCGGTGCCCCGATGGGCATGGCCGACATGGCCGAAGTGCTGTGGCGCGACTTTCTCCGGCACAATCCGGCCAACCCCAAATTCTACAACCGCGACCGCTTTGTGCTGTCCAACGGCCATGCCTCGATGCTGATTTACAGCCTGTTGCATCTCACCGGTTACGATGTTTCCATCGACGACTTGAAAAACTTCCGCCAATTCCACAGCAAAACGCCCGGCCACCCCGAATACGGCTACACCGACGGCGTGGAAACCACCACCGGCCCGCTGGGGCAGGGCATTGCCAATGCCGTGGGCATGGCTTTGGCGGAAAAAATACTGGCCGAAGAATTCAATGCCGGCGGCCTGAATATTGTCGATCACTACACTTATGTGTTTCTCGGCGACGGCTGCCTGATGGAGGGGATTTCGCACGAAGCCGCTTCTTTGGCGGGTACGCTGGGTTTGGGCAAACTGGTGGTGCTGTACGACGACAACAATATTTCCATCGACGGCAAGGTGGACGGCTGGTTTACCGAAAACATTCCGCAGCGTTTCGCAAGCTACGGCTGGCATGTCGTCCCCGATGTGGACGGCCACGACCGCGAAGCCGTGCGCGCAGCCATCGAAGCGGCGCGCGCCGAAACCGGCAAACCCTCGCTGATCTGCTGCAAAACCTTAATCGGCAAAGGTGCGGCCAATAAAGAAGGCAGCCACAAAACCCACGGCGCGCCGTTGGGTGCGGACGAAATCGAAGCCACGCGCCGTCATCTGGGCTGGCCGTATGCCGCGTTTGAAATTCCGCAGGAAATTTACGGGCAATGGAACGCCGTGGCTGCGGGTGAAAAACTGGAAGCCGAATGGAACGCGCTGTTTGAGCAATACCGTGCCAAATTCCCTGAAAAAGCGGCCGAATTCGTCCGCCGCATGGAAAACCGACTGCCGGAAAACTTTGATGCCCATATTCAGACGGCCTTGAAGGCGGTGTGCGAAAAAGGCGAAACCATCGCCACACGCAAAGCCAGCCAGAACAGCATCGAAGTGCTGGCACAGGTGCTGCCCGAGCTGGTGGGCGGTTCGGCCGACCTGACCCCGTCGAACCTGACCGACTGGTCGGGCAGCACGGCGGTCAGCACACGGCAGGGCGGCAATTATGTGCATTACGGCGTACGCGAATTCGGCATGGCCGCCATCATGAACGGCATGACGCTGCACGGCGGCGTGAAGCCTTTCGGCGCAACCTTCCTGATGTTCAGCGAATACGCCCGCAACGCGCTGCGCATGGCGGCTTTGATGAAAATCAATCCCGTATTTGTGTTTACCCACGATTCCATCGGTTTGGGCGAAGACGGCCCCACCCATCAGCCCGTCGAGCAGACGGCCACCCTGCGCCTGATTCCGAATATGAACGTGTGGCGGCCGTGCGATACCGCCGAGAGTCTGGTAGCGTGGGCCGAAGCGGCCAAAACGGCTGATACGCCGTCCTGCCTGATTTTCAGCCGCCAAAACCTGCCGTTTGTCGAACGCAGCGAAGCGCAGTTGGCCGACATCAAGCGCGGCGGCTATGTGTTGTCGGAAGCAGAAAACGCCCGTGCGGTCATCATCGCCACCGGTTCGGAAGTCGAATTGGCTTTGGCGGCACAAAAACGCTTGGCCGACGAGGGCGTGGCGGTCAATGTGGTGTCCATGCCGTCGACCAATGTGTTCGACCGCCAAGATGCGGCCTACCGCAACCGCGTTTTGCCGAAAGAGCTGCCGCGTGTGGCGGTAGAAGCGGGCGTGCGCGACGGTTGGTATAAGTATGTCGGTTTGGACGGTGCGGTGGTCGGCCTCGACCGCTTCGGCGAATCGGCACCGGCGGAAGAGTTGTTCGCCCATTTCGGCTTTACGGCCGAAAATGTGGCCGAAACGGTGAAAAACGTGCTTGCCTGA
- the argC gene encoding N-acetyl-gamma-glutamyl-phosphate reductase, with product MKTRPVRAGIVGATGYTGVELLRLLACHPDVEVAAVTSRSEAGIHIADYFPSLRGVYDLHFQTPDHAALAGCDVVFFATPNGVAMQEAPALLAAGVRVVDLSADFRLKDVAEWEQWYGMKHTAPEWVQKAVYGLSEYRRSEIAAAQLVANPGCYPTCVSLALLPLLKAGALQENRPLIADCKSGVSGAGRKAAVGTLLCEAGDNFKAYGIGGHRHLPEIRQTIDSLQRGVAEGLVFVPHLTPMIRGMHATTYLHLKPGCTPQQLLEDFYRGSRFVDVMPAGSTPETRSVRGANLCRISITQAPQSDVWILLSVQDNLVKGAAGQAVQNMNIMFGLAEDSGLRHAPLLP from the coding sequence ATGAAAACCCGCCCCGTCCGCGCCGGTATTGTCGGCGCCACCGGCTACACCGGTGTCGAACTGCTGCGCCTGCTCGCCTGCCACCCCGATGTCGAAGTGGCTGCCGTCACCAGCCGCAGCGAAGCCGGTATCCATATTGCCGACTATTTCCCCAGTCTGCGCGGCGTTTACGACCTGCATTTCCAAACGCCCGACCATGCCGCGCTGGCCGGATGCGATGTCGTCTTTTTCGCCACACCCAACGGCGTCGCCATGCAGGAAGCACCCGCCCTGCTTGCGGCCGGTGTGCGCGTCGTCGATTTGTCGGCCGACTTCCGTCTGAAAGATGTGGCCGAATGGGAACAGTGGTACGGCATGAAACATACCGCCCCCGAATGGGTGCAGAAAGCGGTGTACGGTTTGAGCGAATACCGCCGCAGCGAAATCGCCGCCGCCCAGCTGGTCGCCAACCCCGGCTGTTACCCCACCTGCGTTTCGCTTGCGCTGCTGCCGCTGCTCAAAGCAGGCGCGTTGCAGGAAAACCGGCCGCTGATTGCCGACTGCAAATCGGGCGTGTCCGGCGCGGGACGCAAAGCCGCCGTCGGCACGCTGCTGTGCGAAGCGGGCGACAACTTCAAAGCCTACGGTATCGGCGGACACCGTCACCTGCCCGAAATCCGCCAAACCATCGACAGTCTGCAACGCGGCGTGGCCGAAGGCTTGGTTTTCGTACCGCATCTCACGCCGATGATACGCGGTATGCACGCCACCACTTATCTTCACCTCAAACCCGGCTGCACACCGCAGCAGCTGCTCGAAGATTTCTACCGCGGCAGCCGTTTTGTCGATGTAATGCCCGCCGGCAGCACACCCGAAACGCGCAGCGTGCGCGGTGCCAATCTCTGCCGCATCAGCATCACACAGGCACCGCAGAGCGATGTATGGATTCTGCTGAGCGTACAGGATAATCTGGTCAAAGGCGCGGCCGGACAGGCGGTACAGAATATGAACATCATGTTCGGCCTGGCCGAAGACAGCGGCCTGCGGCACGCTCCGCTGCTGCCCTAA
- the argB gene encoding acetylglutamate kinase: MSDTQNRITAADKAQILAEALPYIRRFSGSTFVIKYGGNAMTEPHLKEGFAKDVTLLKLVGIHPVIVHGGGPQINRMLEKVGKEGVFVQGMRVTDEETMGIVEMVLGGSVNKEIVSLLNLHGAKAVGITGRDNHFIRAKKLFINTPERNGVDIGQVGVIEGMDISLIKGMVEGGYIPVVAPIGVGRQGEAFNINADLVAGRLAEELQAEKLIMMTNISGVMDKEGRLLTNLTPADIDALVADGTLYGGMLPKISSAVEAAANGVKAVHILDGRELNALLLEIFTDKGVGSMILPG, encoded by the coding sequence ATGAGCGATACGCAAAACCGCATTACCGCCGCCGACAAGGCGCAGATTCTGGCCGAGGCACTGCCGTATATCCGCCGCTTTTCCGGCAGCACGTTTGTGATTAAATACGGCGGCAATGCCATGACCGAGCCGCATCTGAAAGAGGGTTTTGCCAAAGATGTTACGTTGCTGAAACTGGTGGGCATCCATCCGGTGATTGTGCACGGTGGCGGCCCGCAGATTAACCGGATGCTGGAAAAAGTGGGCAAAGAGGGCGTGTTCGTGCAGGGCATGCGGGTAACGGACGAAGAAACCATGGGTATCGTGGAAATGGTGCTCGGCGGCAGCGTGAACAAAGAAATCGTCTCGCTGCTGAATCTGCACGGCGCGAAAGCGGTGGGCATCACCGGCCGCGACAATCATTTTATCCGTGCCAAAAAGCTGTTTATCAATACGCCCGAACGTAACGGCGTGGACATCGGCCAAGTCGGCGTGATTGAGGGCATGGATATTTCGCTGATTAAGGGTATGGTGGAAGGCGGCTATATCCCCGTTGTCGCACCGATCGGTGTCGGACGTCAGGGCGAGGCGTTCAACATCAATGCCGATTTGGTGGCGGGCAGGCTGGCCGAAGAGTTGCAGGCGGAAAAGCTGATTATGATGACCAACATCAGCGGTGTGATGGACAAAGAGGGCAGACTGCTGACCAATCTCACGCCTGCCGATATCGACGCGCTGGTGGCCGACGGCACGCTGTACGGCGGTATGCTGCCGAAAATCAGTTCGGCCGTAGAGGCGGCGGCCAACGGCGTGAAGGCCGTGCATATTCTCGACGGCCGCGAATTAAACGCGCTGCTCCTGGAAATCTTTACCGATAAAGGTGTCGGCTCGATGATTTTGCCGGGTTGA